One region of Salinirubrum litoreum genomic DNA includes:
- a CDS encoding transcription initiation factor IIB has protein sequence MTRPTRQRERERDTKSKGEAEQEGVRECPECASNNLVKSSDRGEIVCEDCGLVVEEEQIDPGPEWRAFNHSERQEKSRVGAPTTQTMHDKGLTTTIDWKDKDAYGRSISSKKRSQMHRLRKWQERIRTKDAGERNLQFALSEIDRMASALGVPRSVREVASVIYRRALDEDLIRGRSIEGVATSALYAACRKEGIPRSLEEISEVSRVERKEIGRTYRYISQELGLEMKPVDPKKYVPRFCSELDLSEEVQSKANEIIETTAEEGLLSGKSPTGYAAAAIYAASLLCNEKKTQREVADVAQVTEVTIRNRYQEQIEAMGIHS, from the coding sequence ATGACACGGCCCACCCGCCAGCGGGAGCGAGAGCGTGACACGAAGTCAAAGGGAGAGGCGGAGCAGGAGGGTGTGCGGGAGTGTCCCGAATGTGCCTCCAACAATCTCGTCAAGAGTTCCGACCGGGGAGAGATCGTCTGTGAGGACTGTGGTCTCGTCGTCGAAGAAGAGCAGATCGACCCCGGTCCCGAGTGGCGGGCGTTCAACCACTCCGAACGCCAAGAGAAGTCTCGGGTCGGTGCGCCGACGACCCAGACGATGCACGACAAGGGGTTGACGACGACGATCGACTGGAAGGACAAAGACGCCTACGGACGGTCTATCTCCTCGAAGAAACGAAGTCAGATGCATCGACTGCGCAAGTGGCAGGAGCGCATTCGGACGAAAGACGCCGGCGAGCGCAACTTGCAGTTCGCCTTGAGCGAGATCGACCGCATGGCCTCGGCGCTCGGGGTTCCTCGGTCGGTACGCGAAGTGGCGTCGGTCATCTACCGGCGCGCACTCGACGAGGACCTGATTCGCGGGCGGTCCATCGAAGGTGTCGCCACCAGCGCGCTGTACGCGGCCTGCCGGAAGGAGGGCATCCCGCGTTCGCTCGAGGAGATTTCGGAGGTCTCGCGCGTCGAGCGCAAGGAGATCGGTCGGACCTATCGCTACATCTCACAGGAACTCGGCTTGGAGATGAAGCCGGTCGATCCGAAGAAGTACGTGCCGCGATTCTGCTCGGAACTCGATCTCTCCGAGGAGGTCCAGTCGAAGGCCAACGAGATCATCGAGACGACCGCAGAGGAGGGACTGCTCTCGGGCAAGTCGCCGACCGGCTACGCGGCCGCGGCCATCTACGCCGCCTCCCTGCTGTGCAACGAGAAGAAGACCCAGCGAGAGGTCGCCGACGTGGCGCAGGTGACCGAGGTCACCATCCGCAATCGGTATCAAGAGCAGATCGAAGCGATGGGCATCCACAGCTAA
- a CDS encoding cysteine hydrolase family protein: MYDPDSTAVVVVDMQHGFCHPDGSLYAPASERAIQPVNQLVSRARDAGASFVYTRDVHPPEQFEDAHYYDEFERWGEHVLEDSWEAELHADLDVRDEDHVVTKHTYDAFYRTDLEGYLDTHGIDDLLLCGTLANVCVLHTAGSAGLRDYRPVLVEDALGYIEEDHREYAVDHADWLFGEVTTREEVEFA; this comes from the coding sequence ATGTACGATCCCGACAGCACCGCGGTCGTCGTCGTGGACATGCAGCACGGCTTCTGCCACCCGGACGGGAGTCTCTACGCCCCGGCCAGCGAGCGTGCCATCCAGCCGGTGAATCAGCTCGTCTCGCGGGCCAGAGACGCCGGCGCGTCGTTCGTCTACACCCGCGACGTCCACCCGCCCGAGCAGTTCGAGGACGCCCACTACTACGACGAGTTCGAGCGCTGGGGCGAACACGTCCTCGAAGACTCGTGGGAGGCGGAACTCCACGCGGACCTCGACGTGCGCGACGAGGACCACGTCGTCACCAAGCACACCTACGACGCCTTCTACCGGACCGATCTGGAGGGGTATCTCGACACGCACGGGATCGACGACCTCCTGCTCTGCGGCACGCTCGCAAACGTCTGTGTCCTGCACACCGCCGGAAGCGCCGGTCTGCGCGACTACCGGCCCGTGCTCGTGGAAGACGCACTCGGGTACATCGAGGAGGACCACAGGGAGTACGCGGTCGACCACGCCGACTGGTTGTTCGGCGAGGTGACGACCCGCGAGGAGGTGGAGTTCGCGTGA
- the nreA gene encoding DNA repair protein NreA encodes MRLDDYIDIETDERAERRRLAAEKSYEVLDYLDDFERRFSERVSGDALVGSVSPSIFVGRSNYPNVSTGILSPVGHEDDAASFETSAEWYDAGLAIEDVFQRRTSLLNSNRSVGDVQVHDAWDGFLGTQREVAIADRPVGVEIGLNGTPDLDFGVDDVATPTGPRASARSAALTENPHVPQPVKKTLEDDDWNAQGAMTYLYRRDFDVYEINTILSAGALGQSDQRRLVPTRWSITAVDDTVGQYLRGTIRDAPSVDSVQVWHNTYLGNAFWVILAPGQWEFELVELKAPGSIWNPAPEQGVAVSSDYEGYEGRTGYVEETAGAYYAARLAALEHLSEIGRQAKVLVLRHVSDDYWGPVGVWQIRENVRNATTGDHGEAETFREAVTGVTEQLPVSLGRLRRKSEMVAGLQANLTDFLGGD; translated from the coding sequence ATGCGGCTCGACGACTACATCGACATCGAGACGGACGAGCGCGCCGAGCGCCGCCGCCTCGCCGCGGAGAAATCCTACGAGGTGCTGGACTACCTCGACGACTTCGAGCGGCGTTTCTCCGAGCGCGTGTCGGGCGACGCGCTGGTCGGGAGCGTCTCGCCGTCGATCTTCGTCGGGCGGTCGAACTACCCGAACGTCTCGACGGGCATCCTCTCGCCGGTCGGCCACGAGGACGACGCCGCCAGCTTCGAGACGAGTGCCGAGTGGTACGACGCGGGACTCGCTATCGAGGACGTGTTCCAGCGTCGGACCTCCCTGCTCAACTCGAACCGGTCGGTCGGCGACGTGCAGGTCCACGACGCGTGGGACGGCTTTCTCGGGACCCAGCGCGAGGTCGCCATCGCGGACCGCCCGGTCGGTGTCGAGATCGGACTGAACGGGACGCCCGACCTCGACTTCGGCGTGGACGACGTGGCGACCCCGACCGGTCCCCGGGCCAGCGCCCGCTCTGCGGCCCTGACGGAGAACCCGCACGTTCCACAGCCGGTCAAGAAGACGCTGGAGGACGACGACTGGAACGCACAGGGGGCGATGACCTACCTCTACCGGCGGGACTTCGACGTGTACGAGATCAACACGATCCTCTCTGCGGGCGCACTCGGCCAGTCGGACCAGCGCCGACTCGTCCCGACGCGCTGGTCGATCACCGCCGTCGACGACACGGTCGGACAGTATCTCCGAGGGACGATCCGGGACGCCCCGAGTGTCGACTCCGTGCAGGTGTGGCACAACACCTACCTCGGGAACGCCTTCTGGGTGATCCTCGCGCCCGGCCAGTGGGAGTTCGAGTTGGTCGAACTGAAAGCACCGGGGAGCATCTGGAACCCGGCCCCCGAGCAGGGTGTCGCGGTCTCGTCGGACTACGAGGGGTACGAGGGCCGGACGGGCTACGTCGAGGAGACGGCCGGGGCGTACTACGCCGCCCGACTCGCCGCGCTCGAACACCTCTCCGAGATCGGTCGGCAGGCGAAGGTACTCGTCCTGCGGCACGTCTCCGACGACTACTGGGGCCCGGTCGGCGTCTGGCAGATTCGGGAGAACGTCCGCAACGCGACGACGGGCGACCACGGCGAGGCGGAGACGTTTCGGGAGGCCGTGACCGGCGTGACCGAGCAGTTGCCGGTCTCGCTGGGCCGACTCCGCCGGAAGTCGGAGATGGTCGCCGGCCTGCAGGCGAACCTGACGGACTTTCTCGGCGGCGACTGA
- a CDS encoding DUF7108 domain-containing protein, with protein MAELPDDIVDEAERLTRLARQATEAEEATLYEDRREAILAAHEFRARVRDADDTLVLHPEEWLDDGTVQFDRIEDTDRAVEVSLSGPGDPEAWDDVERHNAELVAAVERDHGPVHAANARVFADFAGNHYAKRVDAIRADAVEEFLTEYYPRNAWPSAEQKAVIEESLRLLFETADAEVPGVTGDRR; from the coding sequence ATGGCTGAACTTCCCGACGACATCGTCGACGAGGCGGAACGACTGACACGACTCGCCCGACAGGCGACAGAAGCCGAGGAGGCGACCCTCTACGAGGACAGACGCGAAGCGATACTCGCGGCCCACGAGTTCCGGGCCCGCGTCCGGGACGCAGACGACACGCTCGTCTTGCATCCCGAGGAGTGGCTCGACGACGGCACGGTCCAGTTCGACCGGATCGAGGACACGGACCGGGCAGTCGAGGTGTCACTGTCCGGTCCCGGCGACCCGGAGGCGTGGGACGACGTCGAACGACACAACGCCGAGTTGGTCGCGGCCGTCGAACGGGATCACGGGCCCGTTCACGCCGCGAACGCCCGCGTCTTCGCGGACTTCGCGGGGAACCACTACGCCAAACGGGTCGACGCGATCAGAGCCGATGCGGTCGAGGAGTTCCTGACCGAGTACTATCCGCGCAACGCGTGGCCCAGTGCAGAACAGAAAGCGGTGATCGAGGAGTCGCTGCGACTCCTGTTCGAGACGGCCGACGCTGAGGTGCCCGGCGTTACAGGTGACCGTCGATGA
- a CDS encoding DUF7384 family protein → MVADADVLACDLLVDGDARRALDHVRSHSWVTLVASDHLLDEAEAVIRDLASETDPDLAADWRAKIETLREPVDHPAGDHPALASAYAGGAMHLLSFDEGLGSAGAGMALRKHVPVSVRPPDAFAALFSAESLYPEVVGGEYPGPDRDPRA, encoded by the coding sequence ATCGTGGCGGACGCCGACGTGCTGGCCTGCGACCTGTTGGTCGACGGCGACGCCCGGCGTGCGTTGGATCACGTCCGGTCGCACTCGTGGGTGACACTCGTCGCCAGCGACCACCTGCTGGACGAGGCCGAGGCGGTGATCCGCGATCTGGCGAGCGAGACCGACCCCGACCTCGCCGCCGACTGGCGGGCGAAGATCGAGACCCTGCGCGAACCGGTCGATCACCCCGCCGGCGACCACCCGGCGCTGGCGTCGGCGTACGCCGGCGGGGCGATGCACCTCCTGTCGTTCGACGAGGGGCTGGGGAGTGCCGGCGCGGGGATGGCCCTGCGGAAACACGTCCCGGTCAGCGTCCGGCCGCCGGACGCCTTCGCGGCCCTGTTCTCCGCCGAGAGCCTCTACCCCGAGGTCGTCGGTGGGGAGTATCCCGGGCCGGACCGCGACCCTCGGGCGTAG
- a CDS encoding DUF7577 domain-containing protein has translation MDLWGWLAVYVVGLTLLQFLLYRFVRDGEGGVGSDYLDDGTAESDHGSRQRVRSGQRGRSGAPSGDPPRDQRGRHERPRDDRADPPAGPRFESRRPQPVETTDGGRICPHCGTENHDPEGTYRYCEHCVQPM, from the coding sequence ATGGATCTCTGGGGATGGCTCGCCGTCTACGTGGTCGGCCTGACCCTGCTCCAGTTCCTACTCTACCGGTTCGTCCGGGACGGCGAGGGCGGCGTCGGGAGCGACTACCTCGACGACGGCACCGCCGAGAGCGACCACGGGAGCAGACAGCGAGTCCGATCCGGCCAGCGCGGCCGGTCCGGCGCTCCGTCGGGCGACCCGCCACGCGACCAGCGCGGTCGACACGAACGCCCACGCGACGACCGGGCCGACCCACCTGCCGGCCCGCGATTCGAGTCCCGACGACCGCAGCCCGTCGAGACGACAGACGGGGGGCGCATCTGCCCGCACTGCGGGACCGAGAACCACGACCCGGAGGGCACCTACCGCTACTGTGAGCACTGCGTCCAGCCGATGTGA
- a CDS encoding diacylglycerol/lipid kinase family protein: MNVGSRRCILNPVSGTGDHAQWVTRLLDARGFEVLETSGPEDAVRLAMEAGFDEVSELAVCGGDGTINEALRGLAAAEHVADVTLSVIPAGTANLLAENVGIRDIEHGIEVADTGDVRRVDIGMADEQPFVVSCIAGLPADASVSTGGDLKERFGTLAFLLTGAQEALQFDGLTVTLEDRQDGVTEAWSGEALCVLIGNARKFVEKGGQANMEDGLFDVAVVEEMPPQNLVAEGVAHRLLGQQTDGVEHFRTSELRIASDDGPITFSRDGEVTTHEELLLFAEPNSLDLRVGSAYVPDPE, encoded by the coding sequence ATGAACGTCGGCTCCCGTCGCTGTATCCTGAACCCCGTCAGCGGGACGGGTGACCACGCCCAGTGGGTCACGCGACTGCTGGACGCGCGCGGTTTCGAGGTCCTCGAGACCAGTGGGCCGGAGGACGCGGTCCGTCTCGCGATGGAGGCCGGTTTCGACGAGGTCTCCGAACTGGCGGTCTGTGGCGGCGACGGTACGATCAACGAGGCACTGCGAGGACTCGCGGCCGCCGAGCACGTGGCGGACGTGACACTCAGCGTGATCCCGGCCGGCACCGCCAACCTGCTGGCCGAGAACGTCGGCATCCGCGACATCGAACACGGCATCGAGGTCGCCGACACCGGCGACGTGCGCCGGGTGGACATCGGGATGGCCGACGAACAGCCCTTCGTCGTCTCCTGTATCGCCGGCCTGCCCGCCGACGCCAGCGTCTCCACCGGCGGCGACCTCAAGGAGCGGTTCGGCACGCTCGCCTTCCTGTTGACCGGGGCACAGGAGGCGCTCCAGTTCGACGGGCTGACCGTCACGCTGGAAGACCGCCAGGACGGCGTGACCGAGGCGTGGTCCGGCGAGGCGCTGTGTGTCCTGATCGGGAACGCCCGGAAGTTCGTCGAGAAGGGCGGCCAGGCGAACATGGAGGACGGTCTGTTCGACGTGGCGGTCGTCGAGGAGATGCCGCCCCAGAACCTCGTCGCCGAAGGGGTCGCACACCGACTGCTCGGCCAGCAGACGGACGGCGTGGAACACTTCCGGACGAGCGAACTCCGGATCGCGAGCGACGACGGGCCGATCACCTTCAGTCGCGACGGCGAGGTGACGACCCACGAAGAACTCCTCCTCTTTGCCGAACCGAACTCGCTGGACCTGCGCGTCGGATCGGCGTACGTTCCGGACCCCGAGTGA
- a CDS encoding inorganic diphosphatase, which produces MTNLWEDLEPGPNPPEEIYAVVECLKGERNKYEYDKDVPGVVLDRVLHSNVHYPSDYGFIPQSYYDDEDPFDVLVLVEDQTFPGCIIEARPVAMMKMDDDGEQDDKVIAVPTEDPRFDHVQDLDDLTTQQTAEIEEFFETYKNLEAGKEVETLGWEDKQAAMDAIEHAMDLYDEQIA; this is translated from the coding sequence ATGACGAACCTCTGGGAAGACCTCGAACCCGGCCCGAACCCGCCGGAGGAGATCTACGCTGTCGTCGAGTGTCTGAAAGGCGAGCGGAACAAGTACGAGTACGACAAGGACGTGCCCGGCGTCGTCCTCGACCGCGTGCTCCACTCGAACGTCCACTACCCGTCGGACTACGGCTTCATCCCGCAGTCGTACTACGACGACGAGGACCCCTTCGACGTGCTGGTGCTCGTCGAAGACCAGACGTTCCCCGGGTGTATCATCGAGGCGCGCCCGGTCGCCATGATGAAGATGGACGACGACGGCGAACAGGACGACAAGGTCATCGCCGTCCCGACCGAGGACCCGCGCTTCGACCACGTCCAGGATCTGGACGATCTGACGACCCAGCAGACCGCCGAGATCGAGGAGTTCTTCGAGACGTACAAGAACCTCGAGGCCGGCAAGGAAGTCGAGACGCTCGGGTGGGAGGACAAGCAGGCCGCGATGGACGCCATCGAACACGCGATGGATCTCTACGACGAGCAGATCGCCTGA
- a CDS encoding NAD+ synthase yields the protein MSTDVGVVSEEAPLDLRLSEDELEAHREHIVSFLTDLVESAGADGAVIGLSGGIDSTLTAHLAVEALGPERVHGLVMPSDVNTEGNMTDAERVAELLDVSYDVIDINPIVDAFVDAFPAEDTETRLDGDLQMAAGNVRVRTRGVLNYFLANAQNRIVLGTGNRSEALAGYYTKYGDQAVDCNPIGNLYKQQVRQLAAHVGVPEDLVTKTPSAEMWLGQTDEEEMGLTYDTLDAILAVHVDGPLSKSATIRELGVTGAQVDRVVELYERSEHKRHMPPAPAELDV from the coding sequence ATGAGTACCGACGTCGGCGTGGTCTCCGAGGAGGCCCCGCTGGACCTCCGACTCTCGGAGGACGAACTCGAAGCGCACCGTGAACACATCGTCTCGTTTCTCACCGACCTGGTCGAGTCTGCCGGCGCAGACGGCGCGGTCATCGGCCTCTCGGGCGGCATCGACAGCACGCTGACCGCCCACCTCGCCGTGGAGGCACTCGGGCCGGAGCGCGTCCACGGACTGGTGATGCCCAGCGACGTGAACACCGAGGGGAACATGACCGACGCCGAGCGCGTCGCCGAGCTGCTCGACGTCTCCTACGACGTCATCGACATCAACCCCATCGTGGACGCGTTCGTCGACGCGTTCCCGGCCGAGGACACCGAGACGCGACTCGACGGCGACCTGCAGATGGCGGCGGGCAACGTCCGCGTCCGGACGCGAGGCGTCCTCAACTACTTCCTCGCCAACGCCCAGAACCGCATCGTCCTCGGCACCGGCAACCGGAGCGAGGCGCTCGCGGGCTACTACACGAAGTACGGCGACCAGGCGGTCGACTGCAACCCCATCGGGAACCTCTACAAACAGCAGGTCCGCCAGTTGGCCGCGCACGTCGGCGTCCCCGAGGATCTGGTGACGAAGACGCCCTCCGCCGAGATGTGGCTGGGCCAGACCGACGAGGAGGAGATGGGCCTGACCTACGACACGCTGGACGCGATTCTCGCGGTCCACGTCGACGGGCCGCTGTCGAAGTCCGCCACGATCCGTGAACTCGGCGTCACCGGGGCACAGGTCGACCGCGTCGTCGAACTCTACGAACGCAGTGAACACAAGCGCCACATGCCGCCCGCGCCGGCCGAACTCGACGTCTGA
- the hisG gene encoding ATP phosphoribosyltransferase — protein sequence MRIAVPNKGRLHDPSVDLLERAGLHIENGADRKLYADTVDPDVTVLFVRAGDIPEYVRDGAADVGITGRDQVAESGGGLTELLDLDYGKCRLVLAAPEDGDIANPADVSGKKIATEFPEITRNYLDEQGIDAEIVEVTGATELTPHVEMADAIVDITSTGTTLKVNRLGIVDEVLQSSVRLYARPDVTDDPKVTQVETAFESVLSAEGKRYLMMNAPESRLDDVQDVIPGMGGPTVMDVAGEDTVAVHAVVDERAVFETITDLKAVGASDILVTEIERLVD from the coding sequence ATGCGAATCGCGGTACCCAACAAGGGTCGGCTCCACGACCCGTCGGTCGATCTGCTCGAACGCGCCGGCCTGCACATCGAGAACGGCGCGGACCGGAAGCTGTACGCCGACACCGTCGACCCGGACGTGACGGTGCTGTTCGTCCGGGCGGGCGACATCCCGGAGTACGTCCGGGACGGCGCGGCCGACGTGGGGATCACCGGCCGCGACCAGGTGGCGGAGTCGGGCGGCGGCCTCACGGAACTGCTCGACCTCGACTACGGGAAGTGCCGACTCGTCCTCGCTGCGCCCGAGGACGGCGACATCGCCAACCCGGCGGACGTCTCGGGCAAGAAGATCGCCACCGAGTTCCCGGAGATCACCCGGAACTACCTCGACGAGCAGGGGATCGACGCCGAGATCGTGGAGGTAACGGGCGCGACGGAGTTGACACCACACGTCGAGATGGCCGACGCCATCGTGGACATCACCTCCACCGGGACGACGCTGAAGGTCAACAGACTGGGGATCGTCGACGAGGTGCTCCAGTCGTCGGTGCGCCTGTACGCCCGCCCGGACGTGACCGACGACCCGAAGGTGACGCAGGTCGAGACGGCCTTCGAGTCGGTGCTGTCCGCCGAGGGCAAACGGTACCTGATGATGAACGCGCCCGAGTCGCGTCTCGACGACGTCCAGGACGTGATCCCCGGCATGGGCGGCCCGACCGTGATGGACGTGGCCGGCGAGGACACCGTGGCGGTCCACGCGGTGGTGGACGAGCGTGCGGTGTTCGAGACCATCACCGACCTGAAGGCCGTCGGTGCGAGCGACATCCTCGTGACCGAGATCGAGCGACTGGTCGACTGA
- the rnhA gene encoding ribonuclease HI, translated as MPTVECDPEEAADRLREAGVTVESGNTDHELWRASRGDATAVAYDGKVVVQGATPDDIALVLRDGGGGRAHVYFDGASRGNPGPASVGWAVVTSDGIVADGGERIGTTTNNKAEYEALIRALEAVRDLGFDEIDVRGDSELIVKQVRGEWNTNDPDLREYRVRVRELLTGFDRWSLQHVPRDANRHADELANEALDG; from the coding sequence ATGCCCACGGTGGAGTGCGACCCCGAGGAGGCGGCAGATCGGCTCCGCGAGGCGGGTGTCACGGTCGAGTCGGGCAACACCGACCACGAACTGTGGCGCGCCTCGCGGGGCGACGCGACCGCCGTCGCCTACGACGGGAAGGTCGTCGTGCAGGGGGCGACCCCCGACGACATCGCCCTCGTCCTGCGGGACGGCGGCGGTGGCCGTGCCCACGTCTACTTCGACGGCGCGAGCCGCGGCAACCCCGGCCCGGCGTCGGTCGGGTGGGCGGTCGTCACCAGCGACGGCATCGTCGCCGACGGCGGCGAGCGCATCGGCACGACGACGAACAACAAAGCGGAGTACGAGGCGTTGATCCGCGCGCTGGAAGCCGTCCGCGACCTGGGGTTCGACGAGATCGACGTCCGGGGCGACTCCGAGTTGATCGTGAAACAGGTTCGGGGCGAGTGGAACACCAACGACCCCGACCTCCGGGAGTACCGAGTCCGTGTCCGGGAACTGCTGACCGGCTTCGACCGCTGGTCGCTGCAGCACGTCCCGCGAGACGCGAACCGACACGCGGACGAACTGGCAAACGAGGCACTCGATGGCTGA
- a CDS encoding PadR family transcriptional regulator, translated as MSEAQTITDTPGIARDLTAFQQNILVILAEEPMYGLAIKRRLESYYGTEVNHGRLYPNLDDLVEMGLVEKSELDKRTNQYELTDSGRDVVLDRFDWMLSKYVTGDDRADDVRELIDGHL; from the coding sequence ATGTCAGAGGCACAAACAATCACTGACACACCGGGCATCGCGCGGGACCTCACCGCGTTCCAACAGAACATCCTCGTCATCCTCGCCGAGGAGCCGATGTACGGACTGGCGATCAAACGCCGTCTCGAATCGTACTACGGAACGGAGGTCAACCACGGGAGACTCTACCCCAACCTCGACGACCTCGTCGAGATGGGACTCGTCGAGAAGAGCGAACTCGACAAGCGGACGAACCAGTACGAACTGACCGACTCCGGGCGTGACGTGGTCCTCGACCGGTTCGACTGGATGCTCTCGAAGTACGTCACGGGCGACGACCGGGCAGACGACGTCCGCGAACTCATCGACGGTCACCTGTAA
- a CDS encoding Hvo_1808 family surface protein, with the protein MRTVAVLLVAALVVLSGCAGVVPTDSDDPLVGGGDDADTPAPTPTNGSEGVTSPPPDFSDPESDTLGWEGGYWYNESIDVEQDDGLNDEELAKVVNRSMARVEYVRGLEFEQSVPVEIVPREEFRAQQSNSTTPENRRLFDNVKFEALFMINESTDSIETQNTNTGTSVGGYYSPSEERIVVVSDSPDSPRLSEITLSQELFHALQDQKFDLAKFNQSTREKHNAVDGIVEGDGNYVDYLYGQQCAAEWDCLTDTRGGGGGGGLANIGPYLVKYQPYSDGPAFVQGLREEGGWDAVNAVYENPPQSTEQVIHPDRYPDDEPRQLTLSDRTSDSWDRLRPEGRVAYAELGEAGVSAMLVYPLYTRPGTAIVSPQQWLNRNESGGVSEFDPLNYANRYSDGLTGDRMAIYQNDAGETGYVWKLTWEDESEASEFLDGYEQLLEYRNASAVDADGPGTVYRIPEDDPNGFADAFRVVQDGDTVLITNAPRVEDLDSVRSPN; encoded by the coding sequence ATGCGAACTGTCGCCGTGCTACTGGTCGCCGCACTCGTCGTCCTCTCTGGCTGTGCCGGCGTCGTCCCCACCGACTCCGACGACCCCCTCGTCGGTGGCGGTGACGACGCCGACACGCCGGCCCCGACCCCGACGAACGGGAGCGAGGGCGTGACGAGTCCGCCCCCCGACTTCTCGGACCCCGAGTCCGACACCCTCGGCTGGGAGGGCGGCTACTGGTACAACGAGTCCATCGACGTGGAACAGGACGACGGGCTGAACGACGAGGAACTGGCGAAGGTCGTCAACCGGTCGATGGCCCGCGTCGAGTACGTCCGTGGGCTGGAGTTCGAGCAGTCGGTCCCGGTCGAGATCGTCCCCCGCGAGGAGTTCCGCGCCCAGCAGTCGAACAGCACGACCCCCGAGAACAGACGGCTGTTCGACAACGTGAAGTTCGAAGCCCTGTTCATGATCAACGAGTCCACCGACTCCATCGAGACCCAGAACACCAACACGGGCACGTCGGTCGGGGGCTACTACTCGCCGAGCGAGGAGCGGATCGTCGTGGTCTCCGACAGCCCCGACTCCCCGCGCCTCTCCGAGATCACGCTCTCACAGGAGCTGTTCCACGCCCTGCAGGACCAGAAGTTCGACCTCGCGAAGTTCAACCAGTCTACCCGCGAGAAGCACAACGCGGTCGACGGCATCGTCGAGGGTGACGGCAACTACGTCGACTACCTCTACGGCCAGCAGTGTGCGGCCGAGTGGGACTGTCTGACCGACACGCGCGGCGGCGGTGGCGGCGGCGGCCTCGCCAACATCGGGCCGTACCTCGTGAAGTACCAGCCGTACAGCGACGGCCCGGCGTTCGTGCAGGGTCTCCGCGAGGAGGGCGGCTGGGACGCGGTGAACGCAGTGTACGAGAACCCGCCCCAGAGCACCGAGCAGGTGATCCACCCCGACCGCTACCCGGACGACGAACCCCGGCAACTGACGCTCTCCGACCGGACGAGTGACTCGTGGGACCGTCTCCGCCCCGAGGGCAGAGTCGCCTACGCCGAACTCGGCGAGGCGGGCGTCTCGGCGATGCTGGTCTACCCGCTGTACACCCGACCCGGCACCGCCATCGTCTCACCTCAGCAGTGGCTCAACCGCAACGAGAGCGGCGGCGTCTCGGAGTTCGACCCGCTGAACTACGCGAACCGGTACAGCGACGGCCTGACGGGCGACCGGATGGCCATCTATCAGAACGACGCGGGCGAGACCGGCTACGTCTGGAAGCTGACGTGGGAGGACGAGAGCGAGGCGAGTGAGTTCCTCGACGGCTACGAGCAGTTACTGGAGTACCGGAACGCGAGTGCCGTCGACGCCGACGGACCGGGGACGGTCTACCGCATCCCCGAAGACGACCCCAACGGCTTCGCGGACGCCTTCCGCGTCGTCCAGGACGGCGACACCGTGCTAATCACGAACGCGCCGCGTGTCGAGGACCTCGATTCGGTGCGGTCGCCGAACTGA
- a CDS encoding DUF302 domain-containing protein translates to MVLPIDPTELDPADIGEKRATLHMDHEEAVEHVREAFTDAGFGVATEFSPSEMLNEKIGADRDPYYVLGACNPTMADRALDASDNRIGGLFPCNVVIWQEEPGVQTVYHVSIMRIARLAGMAPDDETMADIIADTGVLVEEAYGNLDSV, encoded by the coding sequence ATGGTGCTCCCAATCGACCCCACGGAACTCGACCCGGCAGACATCGGCGAGAAGCGCGCGACGCTCCACATGGACCACGAAGAGGCAGTCGAACACGTCCGAGAGGCGTTCACCGACGCCGGGTTCGGCGTCGCCACCGAGTTCTCGCCCTCGGAGATGCTCAACGAGAAGATCGGTGCCGACCGGGACCCCTACTACGTGTTGGGTGCGTGCAATCCCACGATGGCCGACCGGGCACTCGACGCCAGCGACAACCGGATCGGCGGACTGTTCCCCTGTAACGTCGTGATCTGGCAGGAGGAACCGGGCGTCCAGACCGTCTACCACGTCTCCATCATGCGGATCGCGCGATTGGCCGGAATGGCTCCCGACGACGAGACGATGGCCGACATCATCGCAGACACGGGCGTCCTCGTCGAGGAGGCCTACGGCAACCTCGACTCCGTCTGA